One segment of Schistocerca cancellata isolate TAMUIC-IGC-003103 chromosome 2, iqSchCanc2.1, whole genome shotgun sequence DNA contains the following:
- the LOC126156324 gene encoding nipped-B-like protein A, translating into MFFLNNPLNYMRDDTVKQAVNIFMYFLKDECGDELPVALCGLGALCVNHSELMLGSHIKDMYHRFLTTHEISTCIKIQVLENIEMYLEDVEDRLIKEDKKWTEISHTQSLKERGEKWSGVASAVIQTYLKDILNTNFHHNNQLRYTVFEIVRRSLSQGLVDPLQVSSSN; encoded by the exons ATGTTCTTTTTGAACAATCCGTTGAATTATATGAGG GATGACACTGTGAAGCAGGCAGTTAACATCTTCATGTACTTTTTGAAAGATGAGTGTGGCGACGAACTTCCTGTTGCCCTTTGTGGTTTAGGTGCACTATGTGTCAACCATAGTGAGCTCATGCTTGGATCCCACATCAAGGACATGTACCACAGATTCCTCACAACACATGAAATCAGTACCTGCATAAAAATACAA GTCCTGGAAAACATAGAAATGTACTTGGAAGATGTTGAAGATCGTTTGATTAAGGAGGATAAGAAAT GGACAGAAATTTCTCACACCCAAAGCCTGAAAGAACGCGGTGAAAAGTGGTCTGGAGTGGCAAGTGCTGTCATTCAGACATACTTAAAGGATATATTAAATACAAACTTTCATCACAACAATCAACTGCGTTAcactgtatttgaaattgttcGAAGGAGCTTGTCTCAAGGACTTGTTGATCCTTTGCAG GTGTCTTCATCAAACTAA